One Bacteroidales bacterium genomic region harbors:
- a CDS encoding twin-arginine translocation signal domain-containing protein translates to MKYNKESRRQFLKKTALTAGGLATGAALPAYGNKLENNSEGITRVSDEGKDLPRPTQGQIDWQDCEVGLIYHFDISVAVGRHESGNNAYREV, encoded by the coding sequence ATGAAATACAACAAAGAATCACGAAGACAATTTCTGAAGAAAACGGCTTTAACAGCAGGCGGACTGGCTACTGGTGCTGCCCTGCCTGCCTATGGAAATAAGCTGGAAAACAATAGCGAAGGGATCACAAGAGTATCGGACGAAGGAAAAGATCTGCCAAGGCCCACCCAGGGCCAGATCGACTGGCAGGATTGCGAGGTAGGGCTTATCTACCATTTTGATATCTCAGTGGCTGTCGGCAGACACGAGTCGGGTAACAATGCTTATCGGGAAGTGTT